In Geminocystis sp. NIES-3709, a single genomic region encodes these proteins:
- the rpmE gene encoding 50S ribosomal protein L31: MPKEGIHPQWYPDAKVICNGEEVMRVGSTQPEIHVEVWSGNHPFYTGTQKIIDTEGRVDRFLRKYGMLSGKQEGSNTETK, translated from the coding sequence ATGCCAAAAGAAGGAATACACCCCCAATGGTATCCCGATGCAAAAGTGATTTGTAACGGAGAGGAAGTTATGCGTGTTGGTTCAACCCAACCAGAAATTCATGTAGAGGTTTGGTCTGGTAATCATCCTTTCTACACCGGTACTCAAAAAATTATTGACACGGAAGGTAGAGTCGATCGATTCTTGCGTAAATACGGTATGCTTAGTGGTAAGCAAGAAGGTTCTAACACTGAGACAAAGTAG